The sequence below is a genomic window from Pseudomonas cremoricolorata.
ATCGACCAGCGCATCCTGGGCTTTGCCCGCTGCGGAGTGGGCGCGGTCGATGAGTGGGCCGAGCAGTTCCGCCTGGAGCGGCGCATGCCCCTTGCCAATGCGCTGGTGCTGCTGGCGATCCCTTCCAGTCAGTGGCTGGAGCCGCAGAAACAGCAGTACGTGGCGCAGATTCTCGACTTCTTCGAAAAGAAGGTGGTCAACGCTGTGCTGCGCGGGCCACTGGTGCGCATGAGCATCGGCAAGACGACCGCGCGGGTCGACCTCAACGAGCTGCACAGCGAACGCCGCCCGGCCGCGGCGCTGCTCGACCACCTGCTGCAACGCAACGCCCGCGAGGTGACCCTCGACCCGGAATGCTTCGCCAGCAACGATACCGTGGAGTCGCGCCTGCACGGGCTGTACCGGCAGAGTGCGCTGTATCGCCGCGACACCGGCATCGATGGCCTGTACCTGGGCTTCCCGTTCCTGCTCAGCCGCGACCCGCGCGGCACTGCACGACCGCGGCTGATGCCGCTGCTGCTGTGGCCGGTCAAGCTGCAACTGGAGCTGGGACGGCGCGGCCAGGCGGCCCTGGCCTTCGACAGCGAACGTGAAGAAGTACGCCTGAATCCGGCGCTGGAAGGCGTGTTCGGGGTTGAGACCTGCAAGCGCTGGCGCAGCATTGCCGATGAACTGCTGGGGCGCTCGTCGCTGCGCGCCAGCGATGTGCTGGATGCCTTCGGCCTGCTCGCCGGGACGCTGTCGCGCAGCCTCGGCCCATTGCCTGCGAGCAGCGTCGAGTTGGCGCCCCATCAGGATCAACTGGCCTGCGCGGCGGTGCTGTTTCACGTCACCTTCATGGGCCAGGCCATTGGCGAAGACCTGCGTCTGCTCAAGGGCCTTTCACCGGCCGGCACGGGCTTGGAAACCGCCCTGCGCCTGCGCAGTGACGAGGCCGCGCACGAACCTGAGCCGGCCGCGGAGTTGCAGCGCTTCTTCACCGTCGCCAGCGATCCGTCCCAAGAAGCGGCAGTGATGCAGGCCCGCCAGGCACCGGGCCTGTTGGTCGAAGGCCCGCCTGGTACCGGCAAGAGCCAGACCATCGTCAACATGGTCGGCGATGCCATCGGCCGCCAGCGCAGCCTGCTGATCGTCTGCCAGAAGCACGCGGCGCTGGAGGTGGTGTACAAGCGCCTGGTGGCCGAGGGGCTGGGCCAGCGCATCGTCATGCTCAACGACATCAACCGCGACCGCGAGCCGGTGATCCGCAGCGTACGCGAACAACTCGAAGCGCTGCTCGACCCGGCAGGCGCGCCGCACAACGTGCAGCATCAGCGCCAGCAGGTAGCCGCGCGTATCGAAGCGCTGGAAGGCGAGCTCGACCGTTTCCAGCACAGCCTGCACCAGCCCGACCCGGCCACCGGGTTGAGCTATCGCGGCCTGCTCGGCGAGCTGATCGACCTGCAGGCCGGTTCCTCGCCGCTGGAATTCCCCGCCCTGCGCCAGCGCCTGGGCGCGCTCGATGTGGGCAGCCTGGCGCAACTGGAAGAACACTGCGCACCGCTGATACGCCACTGGTTGCCGGCACAGTTCGAGGGCAGCCCGTTCGCGCAGTTGCGCAGCTTTGCCGCCGATGCGGCCAGCGTGCAGGCCTTCACCGACAGCCTGGCGCGCTTCTGCGCCGCGGAGCAGGCGCGGCGTGACACCTTGCAGGCGCACCCGGCCAGTTTCGAGGTGGATGACCCGGCGCCTTACCGCGCCTGGCGCGCCGCCCACGCCGAGCGCCTGCTCAACCTCGATGCCGCCAGCCGTGGGCGTCTGGCGCAGTGGCTGGGACTGTTCCGTCAGCAGCGCGCCGAGCAGGCCCTGCGCGGCCCGGCGCTGCTGGCGCAATTGCGGCAGGTGCAGGCGCAGTTGGGTGAGCTCGACACCGGGCACTACCAGCCCAGCCTATCCCCGGCCCTCGCCGCCCTGCCCCGCGCGCAGCTGCGCCAGATGCTCGACGACAGCCAGGCGTTGCTTGCCCCTGGCGGCTGGCCGCGCTGGCTCAACCCGCTGCACTGGCTGCGGCGCAGCCGCGTGCGGGGTTTGCTGCGCCAGCAAGGGCAAGCGGCCGACCCGGCACAACTGGCAGCGCTGGCCGCCGCGGCCCAGCTGCAACTGGCCTGGCACTCGTTGCACGACCAGCTCAACAGCATTCGCCAGCAGTTGGCCGTGCCCGTGCCGACCTCCGAGGGCGGCTTGCAGCTGCCTGAGGCCGTGCACACGGTACTGACTCACCTGCAGCAGGTCGAACGCCTGGCGGCGGCCCTGGCCGCCTCGCCGCGGGCGGCGCAAAGTGATGCCGCAGCGCTCAGTGGCGAGCCGGCGCAGCTTCAGGCGCTGCTCGACGACCTCGACGCGGCACTGCTGCGTCAAGGCGCACGCGAAGCCAGCGAGCAGTGCTTGCAGGCCCTCGGCCAATGGCTGGACGAGCCGTTGCACGCGCAATTGGCCACGGCACTGGCGCACAATCAAAGCAATCAGTCGGCCCTTCAAGCCTTGCAGCAGGCGCTGCCGAGCCTGCCGGCCTACCAGCGCTTTCGCCCCCGCGCCGCAGAATTGGGCAACGAAGCGCTGCAGTTGCTGGTCCTGCTGCGCCAGCGTCAGGACGAGCTCGAGCAGATCCCGGCAGAGGCGCTCGAAGCAGCGGTGCGCCGTCTGCTCAACCGTGAAGCGCGCTTGGGCTGGAAGCACCGGATCGAGCAGGCCAACCCCGAACTGCTGTCCAGTCAGGCCGAGACCCAGACCAAGATCGCCAACCTGGCCCAGGCCGACGCCCACATGCGCGAGCTCAACCGCAGCTTGCTCGGCCAGGGCATCGACCTCGCCCGCCTGGGCAATCGCAAGCAGTGGGAGGATGTCACTCGCCTGACGGGCAAGCGCTCACGGCGCCTGCGTGAATTCATCGAGATGGGCAGTCGCCTGGGGCTGATGGAACTGCGCCCGGTCTGGTTGATGAACCCCGACGTCGCCAGCCGTGTCTTGCCACTGACCGCTGGGCTGTTCGACACGGTGATCTATGACGAGGCCTCGCAGATGCCTGTGGAGTTCGCCCTGCCGACGCTGTTCCGCGGTAAGGTCACGGTGGTCAGCGGCGACGAGAAACAAATGCCGCCCACGGCATTCTTCTCGAGCCGTGTGGAAAGCGACGAGGCGCAGCTGTTCGACGGCGACGAGCCAGATGAAGACGCCGACGAGGAGGAGCGCGAGGCCTTCGAAGACACCTGGAACCGCCGCGAGATCAAGGACTG
It includes:
- a CDS encoding AAA domain-containing protein translates to MPDLRRQRRRNRRRPPASAAATQPAALEHSADDASEIDGWQLQQQISNTDGIRERYHARHRDTGQQAVLTLYRAGAEPDPAIYDVLRRLPLEHVPQLFVTGRWHDRAYEVSEALAGSLADLGSVLDDLDSVRNVLRELGQALHAFNEAGLRHRDLRPTSLLLRSREPLDMVISGFGSARLSEFDLDIVSPLETSRYMAPEAVAGGVAAASDWWSLGMILLEQLTHGACFAGINANAYLIHVLANGVPLPDDLDPQLHLLLRGLLARDRHQRWQWPQVSAWLAGEPVQAPASAGEQADDREGATVQLGQQQYRNPRIFALAAAQAEHWPQALDHLLRGVLVTWAEQQGLPSTVLAGLRQVVQHEGLEDDLRLMLALKLLNPQIPLIYQGEIVTPGWLLQHPLEGYRLISGAVPDLLEHLQTDTWLSRLKTRAQNVRQRALHQHIELDEQTLRIYLLSTSRATLASQWQARQRLFPDSDHPGVLSLTQRRVIAEEDLIVLLSAELGQFRSAESIVNEAAELARSAEVGWFEAEAAGALLQQGQSELFGAIDQRILGFARCGVGAVDEWAEQFRLERRMPLANALVLLAIPSSQWLEPQKQQYVAQILDFFEKKVVNAVLRGPLVRMSIGKTTARVDLNELHSERRPAAALLDHLLQRNAREVTLDPECFASNDTVESRLHGLYRQSALYRRDTGIDGLYLGFPFLLSRDPRGTARPRLMPLLLWPVKLQLELGRRGQAALAFDSEREEVRLNPALEGVFGVETCKRWRSIADELLGRSSLRASDVLDAFGLLAGTLSRSLGPLPASSVELAPHQDQLACAAVLFHVTFMGQAIGEDLRLLKGLSPAGTGLETALRLRSDEAAHEPEPAAELQRFFTVASDPSQEAAVMQARQAPGLLVEGPPGTGKSQTIVNMVGDAIGRQRSLLIVCQKHAALEVVYKRLVAEGLGQRIVMLNDINRDREPVIRSVREQLEALLDPAGAPHNVQHQRQQVAARIEALEGELDRFQHSLHQPDPATGLSYRGLLGELIDLQAGSSPLEFPALRQRLGALDVGSLAQLEEHCAPLIRHWLPAQFEGSPFAQLRSFAADAASVQAFTDSLARFCAAEQARRDTLQAHPASFEVDDPAPYRAWRAAHAERLLNLDAASRGRLAQWLGLFRQQRAEQALRGPALLAQLRQVQAQLGELDTGHYQPSLSPALAALPRAQLRQMLDDSQALLAPGGWPRWLNPLHWLRRSRVRGLLRQQGQAADPAQLAALAAAAQLQLAWHSLHDQLNSIRQQLAVPVPTSEGGLQLPEAVHTVLTHLQQVERLAAALAASPRAAQSDAAALSGEPAQLQALLDDLDAALLRQGAREASEQCLQALGQWLDEPLHAQLATALAHNQSNQSALQALQQALPSLPAYQRFRPRAAELGNEALQLLVLLRQRQDELEQIPAEALEAAVRRLLNREARLGWKHRIEQANPELLSSQAETQTKIANLAQADAHMRELNRSLLGQGIDLARLGNRKQWEDVTRLTGKRSRRLREFIEMGSRLGLMELRPVWLMNPDVASRVLPLTAGLFDTVIYDEASQMPVEFALPTLFRGKVTVVSGDEKQMPPTAFFSSRVESDEAQLFDGDEPDEDADEEEREAFEDTWNRREIKDCPDLLQLARNALPSTTLQIHYRSAYRELIGFSNASFYGNRLNVPVRHPQANILRIKPLELIQVDGIYQNQSNPSEAERVVDYLADLWQRPYAERDSVGVVTFNRKQAELIEDCLEQRAEHDPAFRAAYAEERERSEDGENMAVFVKNVENVQGDERDIIVFSSTFGRNAQGSFRRNFGVLGQTGGERRLNVAVTRARRKVVMITSMPIGDISDMLNTQRAPNSPRDYLQGYLEYARSLSAGEFDSGARLLERLQTDRSSAAPRSLAGTSDGFVREVAAFITAQGWQATPASAGDAFGLDFAIEDPVTGLYAIGIECDAPCHGLLARARAREIWRPQVLGRAIAHLHRVSSQAWYHDPAGEQARLQAAIEQALAGAADTRPADTETPTQVTP